One window of Streptomyces sp. NBC_00273 genomic DNA carries:
- a CDS encoding bifunctional serine/threonine-protein kinase/ABC transporter substrate-binding protein, producing MEPLHPSDPSRIGGHRLLGRLGAGGMGVVYLGRTDDGALAAVKVIRAEYAEEADFRARFRREAEIAAEVDSPWAVRVTGADPDATEPWLATSFVAGPSLAEAVGAHGPLPLRAVRILGKAMAQALAVMHEQGLVHRDVKPGNVLLGMDRPRLIDFGIARGGEHTALTSDGAVLGTPGFLPPEQAEGRPAEPAGDVFSLGCLLAYAATGRLPFGTGTVDAVLYRTVHDEPDFGPEVLADPELTALLRTCVAKHPDIRPGARELDAALTEDTPGEGTDWLPDPVVATIAERAAALLALPGIDETVADPDAAPAPGTAAPAPSRRWFLALASGGAVLAAGGGLAAWLALRDQDKAGTPAADAPRQWVIGVHADLSGPQQAAGQAQERGVRLAVDAFNSRKEKPFTLTVATADDAGKADRSAAAATGLIANRDLFAVVGPTGNDSVLPCLELYGESSVPLVTVSALAMTFSIANRRSFFQGCSISSAQGAAVNLQLAGKQGVRRMGILSDRGGDTDTWQAAQLISRTIGSFAPEATYYGRVVPRGAGDFTPVITDLLAHGIDGFFYTGTPAGGAKVAGLLAAAGFQGPRAADYTIAGPEFLAAAGRAAEGWQFFTPYTGPEAPEVAEVTRAHRAAYGSAPDIWTAEAFDATQLIIDRLVTAAAGGNRPTRAGLLTALTRGTFRGLTKEYTFNEDRRLTGNTYFMHKVEGGRMRYLGPAIPPAAG from the coding sequence ATGGAGCCGCTCCATCCCTCTGACCCCTCCCGGATCGGCGGCCACCGGCTCCTCGGGCGCCTCGGCGCCGGCGGCATGGGCGTCGTCTACCTCGGCCGGACCGACGACGGTGCGCTCGCCGCGGTCAAGGTGATCCGCGCGGAGTACGCCGAAGAGGCCGACTTCCGGGCCCGCTTCCGGCGCGAGGCCGAGATCGCCGCCGAGGTGGACAGCCCCTGGGCCGTCCGCGTCACCGGCGCAGACCCGGACGCCACCGAACCGTGGCTCGCCACCTCCTTCGTCGCCGGACCCTCCCTCGCCGAGGCCGTCGGAGCCCACGGCCCGCTCCCGCTGCGCGCCGTACGGATCCTCGGCAAGGCCATGGCCCAGGCCCTCGCGGTGATGCACGAGCAGGGCCTCGTACACCGCGACGTGAAGCCCGGGAACGTCCTCCTCGGCATGGACCGGCCCCGACTGATCGACTTCGGGATCGCCCGCGGCGGCGAACACACCGCCCTGACCTCCGACGGCGCCGTACTCGGCACCCCCGGCTTCCTCCCGCCCGAGCAGGCCGAGGGCCGCCCCGCCGAACCGGCCGGCGACGTCTTCTCGCTCGGCTGCCTCCTCGCGTACGCCGCCACCGGACGGCTGCCCTTCGGCACCGGCACCGTCGACGCGGTGCTCTACCGCACGGTCCACGACGAGCCCGACTTCGGTCCCGAGGTCCTCGCCGACCCCGAACTCACCGCCCTGCTGCGCACCTGCGTCGCCAAACACCCCGACATCCGGCCCGGCGCGCGCGAACTGGACGCGGCACTGACCGAGGACACCCCGGGGGAGGGCACCGACTGGCTGCCCGACCCGGTCGTCGCCACCATCGCCGAACGGGCCGCCGCGCTGCTCGCCCTGCCCGGCATCGACGAGACCGTGGCCGACCCGGACGCCGCCCCCGCGCCCGGCACGGCCGCGCCGGCGCCCTCCCGCCGGTGGTTCCTCGCCCTCGCCTCCGGCGGCGCCGTCCTCGCGGCCGGCGGCGGCCTGGCCGCCTGGCTGGCGCTGCGCGACCAGGACAAGGCCGGGACCCCGGCCGCGGACGCCCCGCGACAGTGGGTGATCGGTGTGCACGCCGACCTCTCCGGCCCGCAGCAGGCCGCCGGACAGGCCCAGGAGCGCGGGGTGCGGCTCGCCGTCGACGCCTTCAACTCCCGCAAGGAAAAGCCCTTCACGCTCACCGTCGCCACTGCCGACGACGCCGGTAAGGCGGACCGCTCGGCGGCCGCCGCCACCGGACTCATCGCCAACCGCGACCTGTTCGCCGTGGTCGGCCCCACGGGCAACGACTCCGTGCTCCCGTGCCTGGAACTCTACGGCGAGAGCTCCGTCCCCCTGGTGACCGTCTCCGCCCTGGCGATGACCTTCAGCATCGCCAACCGGCGCAGCTTCTTCCAGGGCTGCTCGATCTCCTCGGCCCAGGGCGCCGCGGTGAACCTGCAACTCGCCGGCAAGCAGGGCGTCCGGCGGATGGGCATCCTCAGCGACCGCGGCGGGGACACGGACACCTGGCAGGCGGCCCAGCTGATCAGCCGCACCATCGGCTCTTTCGCACCCGAGGCCACCTACTACGGTCGTGTCGTCCCCCGCGGAGCCGGCGATTTCACCCCGGTGATCACCGACCTGCTCGCCCACGGCATCGACGGCTTCTTCTACACCGGCACCCCGGCCGGCGGGGCCAAGGTCGCCGGGCTGCTGGCCGCCGCCGGCTTCCAGGGGCCCCGGGCGGCCGACTACACCATCGCCGGCCCCGAGTTCCTCGCCGCGGCCGGCCGGGCGGCCGAAGGCTGGCAGTTCTTCACCCCGTACACCGGCCCGGAGGCCCCCGAGGTCGCGGAGGTGACCCGGGCGCACCGGGCAGCGTACGGATCCGCCCCCGACATCTGGACCGCGGAGGCCTTCGACGCCACCCAACTGATCATCGACCGCCTGGTCACCGCCGCCGCGGGCGGCAACCGGCCGACCCGTGCCGGGCTGCTCACCGCGCTCACCCGGGGCACCTTCCGCGGCCTGACCAAGGAATACACCTTCAACGAAGATCGCCGGCTCACGGGCAACACCTACTTCATGCACAAGGTGGAAGGGGGCCGGATGCGCTACCTCGGCCCGGCTATCCCGCCCGCGGCGGGATAG
- a CDS encoding sensor histidine kinase: MRDAALWAVMAGAAVLAHREEAHPSPVFGLVLPLLVLAVAVPAGRTRPGAAVFLANAVVASGLADPTTTASPYLTALAVLAYLLGLRVDRTGPALVLFGACTAIDLALCAVLGVGAVYWFYAMSFIPAALLLPWLAGRYRQARLALVHEGWQRARNLEQRQRSVAEQARLRERTRIASDMHDSLGHELSLIALRAGALELSPTLTGQDRADLAVLRAAVSDAVGHLRDTVGVLRDGSDGAEPTASSVEPVEELVARTRESGARVHLRREGPARALPPLVDRSAYRVVQESLTNAIKHAPGSTVHVSIARQADRTEVRVTNSAPRAGSPSAGPGAAVGRAPGHRGLTGLRERVLLIGGTLHAAPREGGFEVLATLPDQVNPGRARSAGELRESREPTGSESARRLAVARYRFVAAFAAPVGFGLVALASCAYLAQQLTTCVLRPADFAAVRVGQDAAEVVRFLPEQQFRYVPDALRALPVPPGTVCAYYRSNGNLLEQVDVYRLCYAGSRLAAKDVLPG; this comes from the coding sequence GTGCGGGACGCAGCGCTGTGGGCGGTGATGGCGGGCGCTGCTGTGCTCGCCCACCGGGAAGAGGCCCATCCCTCGCCGGTCTTCGGCCTGGTCCTGCCGCTCCTGGTCCTGGCGGTGGCGGTGCCCGCCGGCCGGACCCGGCCCGGGGCGGCCGTGTTCCTCGCCAACGCGGTGGTCGCCTCGGGCCTGGCCGATCCGACCACGACGGCGAGTCCGTACCTGACGGCGCTGGCCGTACTGGCGTACCTCCTCGGCCTGCGGGTGGACCGTACGGGGCCGGCACTGGTGCTGTTCGGAGCCTGCACGGCCATCGACCTCGCGCTGTGCGCGGTCCTGGGCGTCGGCGCCGTGTACTGGTTCTACGCGATGTCGTTCATCCCCGCGGCCCTCCTCCTACCCTGGCTGGCCGGTCGCTACCGGCAGGCCAGGCTGGCCCTGGTGCACGAGGGCTGGCAGCGGGCGCGCAACCTCGAACAGCGCCAGCGGTCCGTGGCCGAGCAGGCCCGGCTGCGGGAACGCACCCGGATCGCCTCCGACATGCACGACTCGCTGGGCCACGAACTGAGCCTCATCGCCCTGCGCGCCGGGGCCCTGGAACTCTCGCCCACGCTGACCGGCCAGGACCGGGCGGACCTGGCCGTGCTGCGCGCTGCCGTCTCCGACGCCGTGGGGCACCTCAGGGACACCGTCGGAGTGCTGCGGGACGGCTCCGACGGTGCGGAGCCGACGGCCTCGTCCGTGGAGCCCGTGGAGGAACTCGTCGCCCGGACGAGGGAGTCCGGGGCCAGGGTGCACCTGCGGCGGGAAGGGCCGGCCCGGGCCCTGCCGCCGCTGGTCGACCGCAGTGCGTACCGCGTGGTCCAGGAGTCCCTGACCAACGCGATCAAGCACGCACCGGGCAGCACGGTCCACGTCAGCATCGCCCGGCAGGCGGACCGGACCGAGGTACGGGTGACCAACTCCGCGCCGCGGGCCGGCTCGCCGTCCGCCGGCCCGGGGGCCGCCGTAGGGCGGGCCCCGGGACACCGTGGTCTGACCGGCCTGCGCGAACGGGTCCTCCTCATCGGCGGAACGCTGCACGCCGCGCCCCGGGAAGGCGGCTTCGAGGTCCTCGCCACGCTGCCGGACCAGGTGAACCCGGGGCGCGCGAGGAGCGCCGGGGAGCTCAGGGAGTCCAGGGAGCCGACCGGCTCCGAATCGGCGCGGCGGCTCGCCGTCGCCCGGTACAGGTTCGTGGCCGCGTTCGCCGCCCCCGTCGGCTTCGGCCTCGTGGCACTCGCCTCCTGCGCCTACCTGGCCCAGCAGCTGACCACCTGTGTCCTGCGCCCCGCGGACTTCGCCGCGGTCCGGGTCGGCCAGGACGCCGCAGAAGTGGTCCGGTTCCTTCCGGAGCAGCAGTTCCGGTACGTCCCGGACGCCCTCCGGGCGCTGCCCGTACCCCCCGGCACCGTGTGCGCGTACTACCGCTCGAACGGCAACCTCCTCGAGCAGGTCGACGTCTACCGGCTCTGCTACGCGGGCTCCCGGCTGGCGGCCAAGGACGTGCTGCCGGGCTGA
- a CDS encoding bifunctional serine/threonine-protein kinase/ABC transporter substrate-binding protein, whose protein sequence is MRPLTPADPAEIGGNRLLGRLGSGGMGTVYLARSAAGTLVAVKVIRADHAANPDFRARFRREVEAAGQLTGRWVVPVVAADPLAREPWLATPYVPGPSLAEAVGGYGPLPVRAVRTLGARLAEALAQVHATGLVHRDVKPGNILLAPDGPRLIDFGIARAEGAVTLTAVDAVLGTPGYLAPEQARTDGAVAGAPSDVFSLGCVLAYAATGHGPFGGGHAAAVVYRTVHDEPELSGLPPELLDPVLACLAKDPAARPTPDELGAVLGEDLTGPDGEDWLPPPLPRLIAERSTRALDLPAPEPTRIDAPEAAVRGLTRRRLLGAGAGLAVIGAPVAWFTTRGRARGTTPPPARALATHTLALLADLTGPGKEIGQAHERGMKLAVERHNGRSDAAFRLALRIADDGGDATRAAQVFTELAADPAVVALAGPTWDDAVPQLAVAAGAADLALLLVSADSPENALSREKWRTVVATRPAGDQLALPVIDYFSRIRPVNRTGLVEDVEGGEPASLVVQHLQQSPPSQGTLSVHRIPAGSSDFAGAVRALTEAGAEAVVYAGTSPQRAAQMARALTEGGFQGRRMGLQYAMEPAFLTAAGPAADGWAFAALFTDPLAVPAAAEFVTAHRAAYGQPPARWAAEAYDAVGLLAATLTGLVEEGRDRAGVTRRIFRTAHEGLAKPLSFDSNTHVLTRAGTAHLYQVESGAYRYLGIYPKVAPGAGR, encoded by the coding sequence ATGCGCCCCCTCACCCCCGCCGATCCGGCCGAGATCGGCGGGAACCGGCTGCTGGGACGCCTCGGTTCGGGCGGCATGGGCACCGTGTACCTCGCCCGCTCCGCCGCCGGCACCCTGGTCGCCGTCAAGGTCATCCGCGCCGACCACGCCGCGAACCCGGACTTCCGCGCCCGGTTCCGGCGCGAGGTGGAGGCGGCCGGACAGCTGACCGGACGCTGGGTGGTCCCGGTCGTCGCCGCCGACCCACTGGCGCGCGAGCCCTGGCTGGCCACCCCCTACGTCCCCGGGCCCTCCCTGGCCGAGGCCGTCGGAGGGTACGGTCCACTGCCCGTCCGGGCGGTACGGACCCTGGGCGCGCGGCTCGCCGAGGCACTGGCGCAGGTGCACGCCACGGGACTGGTCCATCGCGACGTCAAACCGGGCAACATCCTGCTCGCCCCGGACGGGCCCCGGCTGATCGACTTCGGGATCGCGCGCGCCGAGGGCGCGGTCACGCTGACCGCCGTGGACGCGGTCCTCGGCACTCCGGGATACCTGGCACCGGAGCAGGCCCGTACGGACGGCGCCGTGGCGGGCGCCCCGAGCGACGTGTTCTCCCTCGGCTGCGTCCTGGCGTACGCGGCGACCGGGCACGGTCCGTTCGGCGGCGGGCACGCCGCCGCGGTGGTCTACCGTACGGTGCACGACGAGCCCGAACTCTCCGGACTGCCACCGGAGTTGCTCGACCCGGTGCTGGCCTGCCTGGCGAAGGACCCGGCGGCCCGGCCGACCCCGGACGAGCTGGGCGCCGTACTCGGGGAGGACCTCACCGGCCCGGACGGCGAGGACTGGCTGCCGCCCCCGCTGCCCCGGCTGATCGCCGAGCGTTCCACCAGGGCCCTGGACCTGCCCGCCCCGGAGCCGACGCGGATCGACGCGCCGGAGGCGGCCGTCCGGGGCCTCACGCGCAGACGGCTGCTCGGGGCCGGCGCGGGCCTGGCCGTCATCGGCGCGCCGGTCGCCTGGTTCACCACCCGCGGCCGGGCCCGCGGCACGACACCGCCGCCCGCCCGCGCACTCGCCACCCACACCCTCGCCCTCCTGGCCGACCTGACCGGGCCCGGCAAGGAGATCGGCCAGGCCCACGAGCGCGGCATGAAGCTCGCCGTGGAACGGCACAACGGCCGGTCGGACGCCGCGTTCCGGCTGGCCCTGCGCATCGCCGACGACGGCGGGGACGCCACGCGCGCCGCGCAGGTGTTCACGGAACTGGCCGCCGACCCCGCTGTGGTCGCACTCGCCGGTCCCACCTGGGACGACGCGGTGCCCCAACTGGCCGTCGCCGCCGGCGCGGCCGACCTCGCCCTGCTGCTCGTGTCCGCCGACAGCCCCGAGAACGCCCTCTCCCGGGAGAAATGGCGCACGGTGGTCGCCACCCGCCCGGCCGGCGACCAGCTCGCCCTCCCGGTGATCGACTACTTCAGCCGGATCCGGCCCGTAAACCGCACGGGCCTGGTCGAGGACGTCGAAGGCGGCGAGCCCGCCTCCCTGGTCGTCCAGCACCTGCAACAGTCACCGCCGTCGCAGGGCACGCTCAGCGTGCACCGGATCCCCGCGGGCAGCTCCGACTTCGCCGGCGCCGTACGCGCGCTGACCGAAGCCGGGGCCGAGGCCGTCGTCTACGCCGGCACCTCACCGCAGCGCGCGGCCCAGATGGCCCGCGCCCTGACCGAGGGCGGATTCCAGGGCCGCCGGATGGGCCTCCAGTACGCCATGGAACCGGCCTTCCTCACGGCCGCCGGTCCGGCCGCCGACGGCTGGGCGTTCGCCGCCCTCTTCACCGACCCGCTGGCCGTCCCCGCCGCCGCCGAGTTCGTCACCGCCCACCGCGCCGCGTACGGGCAACCGCCCGCCCGCTGGGCCGCCGAGGCGTACGACGCCGTGGGGCTGCTCGCCGCGACCCTGACCGGCCTGGTGGAGGAGGGCAGGGACCGGGCGGGCGTGACCCGGCGGATCTTCCGGACGGCTCACGAGGGCCTGGCCAAACCGCTGTCCTTCGACTCCAACACCCACGTGCTGACCCGGGCCGGTACCGCGCACCTCTACCAGGTCGAATCCGGCGCGTACCGGTACTTGGGCATCTACCCGAAGGTGGCTCCCGGGGCCGGGCGGTGA
- a CDS encoding L-threonylcarbamoyladenylate synthase produces the protein MAKYFDVHPENPQRRTIDNVVDMIRGGKLVAYPTDSCFALGCQLGNRDGINRIRSIRNLDDRHHFTLVCQNFAQLGRFVQIDNDVFRAIKAATPGSYTFILPATSEVPRQLLHPKKKTVGVRIPDHVVTQALLAELGEPLLSSTLLLPDEAEPMTQGWEIKERLDHEVDAVLDSGDCGTEPTTVIDFSGGEVEIVRRGAGDTTRFE, from the coding sequence ATGGCGAAATACTTCGACGTACACCCCGAGAACCCCCAGCGGCGCACCATCGACAACGTGGTCGACATGATCCGCGGCGGGAAGCTCGTCGCATACCCGACCGACTCCTGCTTCGCGCTGGGCTGCCAGCTCGGCAACCGTGACGGCATCAACCGGATCCGGTCGATCCGGAACCTGGACGACCGTCACCACTTCACCCTCGTGTGCCAGAACTTCGCACAGCTGGGCCGGTTCGTACAGATCGACAACGACGTGTTCCGCGCCATCAAGGCGGCGACCCCGGGCAGTTACACCTTCATCCTCCCCGCGACCTCGGAGGTGCCGCGCCAGCTGCTGCACCCGAAGAAGAAGACGGTCGGAGTCCGGATTCCCGACCACGTCGTCACGCAGGCCCTGCTCGCCGAGCTCGGCGAGCCGCTGCTCTCCAGCACCCTGCTGCTGCCCGACGAGGCCGAGCCGATGACCCAGGGTTGGGAGATCAAGGAGCGGCTCGACCACGAGGTGGACGCCGTACTGGACTCGGGTGACTGCGGTACCGAGCCGACCACCGTCATCGACTTCTCCGGTGGTGAGGTCGAGATCGTGCGCCGGGGCGCGGGCGACACCACCCGGTTCGAGTAG
- a CDS encoding beta-glucanase, giving the protein MSARAPVFTADFRSTTQWVAGRSWAYPNGGPTNTGDNKLDYLVADPSYSRTGTFRATRRPDGKWNAGLLTTEGSDEGFMVRTGDVLESRVRLPAEIGAWPAIWTWRDGGNEIDVFEYHPDNPDLLELSNHVRGGSRYHRDSSIAPGGWIDLKVEFGSRSVVWWVNGTRVFADRRGVGRNWRAYLIVNLSVCAGRYHPAPDPGVSQMSYAVEYLRVHRP; this is encoded by the coding sequence CTGAGCGCCCGGGCCCCGGTCTTCACCGCGGACTTCAGGTCGACCACCCAGTGGGTCGCCGGCCGGTCCTGGGCGTATCCGAACGGTGGACCCACCAACACCGGTGACAACAAACTCGACTACCTGGTGGCCGACCCCTCCTACAGCCGCACCGGCACCTTCCGGGCGACCCGCCGCCCGGACGGCAAGTGGAACGCGGGGCTGCTGACCACCGAGGGCAGCGACGAGGGGTTCATGGTGCGGACCGGTGACGTACTGGAGTCCCGGGTGCGGCTGCCCGCCGAGATCGGGGCCTGGCCGGCGATCTGGACCTGGCGGGACGGCGGCAACGAGATCGACGTCTTCGAGTACCACCCCGACAACCCCGACCTGCTCGAACTCTCCAACCACGTCAGGGGCGGCTCGCGCTACCACCGGGACTCCTCCATCGCCCCGGGCGGCTGGATCGACCTCAAGGTCGAGTTCGGGTCGCGCTCGGTCGTGTGGTGGGTCAACGGCACCCGGGTCTTCGCCGACCGCCGGGGGGTCGGGCGCAACTGGCGGGCGTACCTCATCGTCAACCTGTCCGTGTGCGCCGGGCGCTACCACCCGGCGCCCGACCCGGGCGTGTCCCAGATGTCCTACGCGGTGGAGTACCTACGCGTCCACCGCCCCTAG
- a CDS encoding ribonuclease H family protein codes for MSDRIIAACDGAAKGNPGPAGWGWVIADSQGRPERWEAGPLGRATNNIGELTALQRLLEAVDPGTPVEVRMDSQYAMKAVTQWLPGWKRNGWKTASGQPVANRELVEAIDRLLADRDVTFQYVPAHREDGDHLNAIADQAASDAASRQEAAGTALGSTQMPVPAPAAASPARRKAAAPGKRSSARTATGGGGSRAIKAKFPGSCACGKPYAAGDMITKNGSRWGHQACGSLGAVDA; via the coding sequence ATGTCTGATCGCATCATCGCCGCCTGTGACGGAGCGGCCAAAGGTAATCCCGGGCCGGCCGGCTGGGGTTGGGTCATCGCCGACTCCCAAGGGCGCCCCGAGCGTTGGGAGGCCGGTCCGCTGGGGCGGGCCACCAACAACATCGGGGAGCTGACCGCCCTCCAGCGGCTGCTGGAGGCGGTGGACCCGGGGACGCCCGTCGAGGTGCGGATGGACTCCCAGTACGCGATGAAGGCCGTGACCCAGTGGCTGCCGGGCTGGAAGCGCAACGGGTGGAAGACCGCCTCCGGCCAGCCCGTCGCCAACCGGGAGCTCGTCGAGGCGATCGACCGGCTGCTGGCCGACCGTGACGTCACCTTCCAGTACGTTCCCGCGCACCGCGAGGACGGCGACCACCTGAACGCGATCGCCGACCAGGCCGCTAGCGACGCGGCGAGCAGGCAGGAGGCCGCCGGAACCGCCCTCGGCAGCACGCAGATGCCGGTTCCCGCTCCGGCCGCGGCTTCCCCCGCGCGCCGCAAGGCGGCTGCGCCGGGGAAGCGTTCGTCCGCGCGCACCGCGACGGGCGGCGGCGGATCCCGGGCCATCAAGGCGAAGTTCCCCGGCAGCTGTGCCTGTGGAAAGCCCTACGCGGCCGGCGACATGATCACCAAGAACGGCAGCCGGTGGGGCCACCAGGCCTGCGGTTCGCTAGGGGCGGTGGACGCGTAG
- a CDS encoding sensor histidine kinase — protein sequence MRSVIIEPRVLQQVLPAGLFIAAVAAVGASVADPWWGIPAVVSAYLAGRGPGPGRSAGAALAMVLVATVPVAILVPGWLAWATRFVLTLLAAAVLPWFAGRFRRQYRELVRAGWERAARLEREQFLLAERARLRERTRIAQDMHDLLGHELSLVALSAGALQLAPGLPEAHRTAARDIRSRAGAAVERLGEVIGVLHGPSDPVPGPQSGSENGLAAIGGLVDRAAGAGLDVRLRVEGEPGAAALPRAVDRAAYRVVQEALTNVAKHAPASRATVVVRHRAGTSDAADAADAADGAGRTEVVVTNGPVRGPAPTAPPPGAAPGEPHGLGLIGLEERVRLAGGSFTAGPEGDGFAVRAVLPHRPGAAPPRPADPARPGVVLPPEHRSARRRLRRTAVAAVLVPLSTAAALVLGVRAWDTVAARQSVLAPRDHARLSLGQPRAEVAPYLPARQTTRRPVAPTSEPDGATCEFYVQTADPFDDRSGDIYRLCFRAGRLVSTDTFTGREVR from the coding sequence GTGAGATCAGTGATCATTGAGCCCCGGGTCCTGCAACAGGTATTACCCGCAGGGCTGTTCATCGCGGCGGTCGCCGCCGTCGGCGCGAGCGTGGCCGACCCGTGGTGGGGGATCCCGGCGGTGGTCAGCGCCTACCTCGCCGGCCGCGGACCGGGGCCGGGCCGGAGCGCGGGGGCGGCCCTGGCCATGGTCCTCGTGGCGACCGTGCCCGTCGCGATCCTGGTGCCCGGGTGGCTCGCGTGGGCGACCCGGTTCGTACTGACGCTGCTCGCCGCGGCGGTGCTCCCGTGGTTCGCGGGCCGGTTCCGACGCCAGTACCGCGAACTGGTGCGCGCCGGGTGGGAGCGGGCCGCGCGGCTGGAACGGGAGCAGTTCCTGCTCGCCGAACGGGCCCGACTGCGCGAACGGACCAGGATCGCGCAGGACATGCACGACCTCCTCGGCCACGAACTCAGCCTCGTCGCCCTGTCGGCGGGAGCGCTGCAGTTGGCCCCCGGACTCCCCGAGGCCCACCGCACCGCCGCGCGGGACATCCGGTCCAGGGCGGGAGCCGCCGTGGAGCGGCTCGGGGAGGTGATCGGCGTCCTGCACGGCCCCTCGGACCCGGTGCCCGGGCCGCAGAGCGGATCGGAGAACGGGCTCGCCGCGATCGGGGGCCTGGTGGACCGGGCCGCCGGGGCGGGACTGGACGTCCGGCTGCGGGTGGAGGGGGAACCGGGGGCCGCGGCGCTGCCGCGGGCCGTCGACCGGGCCGCGTACCGCGTGGTCCAGGAGGCGCTGACGAACGTCGCCAAGCACGCGCCCGCCTCCCGCGCCACGGTCGTCGTCCGGCACAGGGCGGGCACGTCGGACGCGGCGGACGCGGCGGACGCGGCGGACGGGGCGGGCCGGACCGAGGTCGTCGTGACGAACGGGCCGGTCCGCGGCCCGGCGCCCACCGCCCCGCCCCCGGGCGCCGCCCCCGGCGAGCCCCACGGACTCGGGCTCATCGGCCTGGAGGAACGGGTCCGGCTGGCCGGCGGCTCCTTCACCGCGGGCCCCGAGGGAGACGGCTTCGCCGTGCGCGCCGTGCTCCCGCACCGGCCTGGCGCGGCCCCGCCGCGGCCTGCCGATCCTGCCCGCCCGGGCGTCGTACTGCCCCCGGAGCACCGCAGCGCCCGCCGCCGGCTGCGCCGTACCGCCGTCGCGGCCGTGCTGGTGCCGCTGTCGACTGCGGCCGCGCTCGTCCTCGGGGTGCGGGCCTGGGACACCGTGGCGGCCCGGCAGTCGGTCCTCGCCCCGCGTGACCACGCCCGGCTCAGTCTCGGACAGCCCCGCGCCGAGGTGGCGCCGTACCTGCCGGCACGGCAGACGACCCGCAGGCCGGTCGCCCCCACCTCCGAACCGGACGGTGCGACCTGCGAGTTCTACGTACAGACCGCCGACCCCTTCGACGACCGCTCGGGCGACATCTACCGGCTCTGCTTCCGCGCCGGCCGGCTCGTCTCCACCGACACCTTCACCGGGAGGGAAGTCCGATGA
- a CDS encoding response regulator transcription factor: protein MIRILIADDEPMIRSGVRAVLAADPGITVVAEAADGHEAVRLVQHHRPDVAVLDIRMPGTDGIAAAAEIRRTVPATGVVMLTTFGEDDYILRALGEGATGFLIKSGDPEELQAGVRAVAEGAAYLSPKVAARVVAHLAADGAGARASRRSAARARVDALTARERDVLGLLGGGLSNGQIARRLHLAEGTVKAHVSSILARLGVDNRAAAAVVAHEAGAVPAPPAGRAPHEER from the coding sequence ATGATCCGGATCCTGATCGCCGACGACGAGCCGATGATCCGCTCGGGCGTCCGCGCCGTCCTCGCTGCCGATCCCGGCATCACCGTCGTCGCCGAGGCCGCCGACGGCCACGAGGCGGTGCGGCTCGTGCAGCACCACCGCCCGGACGTCGCCGTCCTGGACATCCGGATGCCGGGCACCGACGGCATCGCGGCCGCCGCCGAGATACGAAGGACCGTACCGGCGACGGGAGTCGTGATGCTGACGACCTTCGGCGAGGACGACTACATCCTGCGCGCGCTCGGCGAGGGCGCCACCGGCTTCCTGATCAAGTCCGGCGATCCGGAGGAGCTACAGGCCGGTGTCCGGGCGGTCGCCGAAGGCGCCGCCTACCTGTCACCGAAGGTCGCGGCCCGGGTCGTCGCCCATCTCGCGGCCGACGGCGCCGGCGCCCGCGCGAGCCGCCGTTCCGCGGCCCGCGCCCGCGTCGACGCGCTGACCGCGCGGGAACGGGACGTGCTGGGCCTCCTGGGCGGCGGACTGTCCAACGGGCAGATCGCGCGCCGCCTGCACCTGGCCGAAGGAACGGTGAAGGCCCACGTCAGCTCGATCCTCGCCCGCCTCGGCGTCGACAACCGGGCCGCGGCGGCGGTGGTCGCCCACGAGGCCGGCGCGGTCCCGGCGCCGCCCGCGGGCCGGGCTCCGCACGAGGAGCGCTGA